A genomic window from Thermococcus sp. LS1 includes:
- the pbp11 gene encoding tRNA-binding protein Pbp11: protein MGFLSRLFGGKKETDSEEIQIVSRKPVGKFHVEKVFHIMGRETLVGTVERGVIYPGYKVKGKKAAVIYRIEKGRKAVDFVVDGDKAALILEGSTKAKEGDTLEVYQS from the coding sequence ATGGGATTCCTAAGCAGACTGTTCGGTGGAAAGAAGGAAACCGACAGTGAGGAAATTCAGATAGTCTCAAGGAAGCCGGTTGGAAAGTTCCATGTTGAGAAGGTCTTCCACATCATGGGACGCGAAACCCTCGTGGGGACCGTGGAGAGAGGAGTAATCTATCCCGGCTACAAGGTGAAGGGAAAGAAAGCCGCAGTGATTTACAGGATAGAGAAAGGTAGAAAGGCTGTGGATTTTGTCGTCGACGGAGACAAGGCTGCACTCATTCTCGAGGGAAGTACTAAAGCGAAAGAGGGAGATACCCTTGAAGTCTATCAGTCGTGA
- the shyB gene encoding NAD(P)-dependent hydrogenase/sulfhydrogenase 2 subunit beta: MRYIKLPSENFEKFFNSLKAWGSIYAPVKRGSIYSFQEVQRAEEVALDYNRTMLPPKKFFVRPRDEILRLKNGRWENGTDAEPIVLFGLHSCDIHGLKILDKVYLDEPVDPYYKARREKTFIVGISCMPDEYCFCKSLGTHFAMDGFDLFLHELPDGWLVRIGSVRGHEIVWENGELFEEVTDEDLKHFKEFEERRANAFQKEIPQEGLADMLDLAYNSPVWKEYAEICLACGNCNMVCPTCRCYEVCDKWISAYDAVRERRYDSCFMENHGLVAGGHNFRPTRLDRFRHRYYCKSYFDPSSGYNCVGCGRCDEFCPAKIEHVKVLEEVRGSLR; the protein is encoded by the coding sequence TTGAGATATATAAAATTGCCTTCGGAAAATTTTGAGAAATTCTTCAACTCACTTAAGGCATGGGGTAGCATCTACGCCCCCGTGAAGAGGGGGAGCATCTATTCTTTCCAGGAGGTTCAGAGGGCAGAGGAGGTTGCCCTGGACTACAACCGAACTATGCTTCCTCCCAAGAAGTTTTTCGTAAGGCCGAGGGACGAAATTCTTCGTCTGAAGAACGGGCGCTGGGAAAACGGAACCGATGCAGAGCCAATAGTGCTCTTCGGCCTCCACTCCTGTGATATACACGGGCTCAAGATTCTCGATAAGGTCTACCTCGACGAGCCCGTCGACCCGTACTACAAGGCGAGGCGCGAGAAAACCTTCATAGTTGGGATAAGCTGCATGCCCGACGAGTACTGCTTCTGCAAGAGTCTCGGCACGCACTTTGCCATGGACGGCTTTGACCTATTCCTGCACGAGCTTCCTGACGGCTGGCTCGTCAGGATAGGAAGCGTGAGAGGCCACGAGATAGTCTGGGAGAACGGTGAGCTCTTCGAGGAGGTGACCGACGAGGACTTGAAGCACTTCAAGGAGTTCGAGGAGAGGCGCGCAAATGCGTTCCAGAAGGAGATCCCGCAGGAAGGGCTCGCAGACATGCTCGATTTGGCCTACAACAGCCCGGTCTGGAAGGAGTACGCCGAGATATGCCTGGCCTGCGGCAACTGCAACATGGTCTGTCCTACCTGCCGCTGCTACGAGGTCTGCGATAAATGGATCAGCGCCTACGACGCCGTCAGAGAGAGACGCTACGACTCCTGCTTTATGGAGAACCATGGGCTGGTTGCCGGAGGCCACAACTTCAGGCCAACTAGACTCGACAGATTCAGGCACAGATACTACTGCAAGAGCTACTTCGATCCCTCCTCGGGTTACAACTGCGTAGGTTGTGGAAGGTGTGACGAGTTCTGCCCAGCGAAGATAGAGCACGTCAAGGTTCTTGAGGAGGTTAGGGGGTCGCTGAGATGA
- the shyC gene encoding NAD(P)-dependent hydrogenase/sulfhydrogenase 2 subunit gamma, with protein sequence MSENPYQTYDARILEVKDLTPREKLFMLRFLDPEIGEHFTFKPGQFVIVDIRGFGEFPISLCSSPTRKGYIQLCIRKAGRMTKFIHQMKEGEVVGIRGPYGNGFPMEKMEGSSLILVAGGLGMAPLRSVLWYAIDTGKYEHVWLLYGTKAYEDILFRDEIIHLLKHGDAVGCSVKLAYEVESPSCIYLERGFSDRVCKGVVTDLFRGEEFDVDNTYALICGPPVMYRFVIKELLDRKLSPGRIYMTLERRMRCGIGKCGHCIVGTSTSIKYVCKDGPVFTYWDALSTRGLI encoded by the coding sequence ATGAGCGAGAACCCATATCAAACTTACGATGCGCGCATTCTGGAAGTGAAGGACCTAACACCCAGGGAGAAGCTCTTCATGCTCCGCTTCTTAGACCCGGAAATTGGCGAACACTTCACATTCAAGCCCGGCCAGTTCGTCATCGTCGATATACGGGGCTTCGGTGAGTTCCCCATAAGCCTCTGCTCCTCACCAACGAGAAAAGGATACATTCAGCTCTGCATCAGAAAAGCCGGAAGAATGACCAAGTTCATCCACCAGATGAAAGAGGGAGAAGTGGTGGGCATCCGCGGGCCCTACGGCAACGGCTTCCCGATGGAGAAAATGGAGGGCTCGAGTCTAATCCTGGTCGCCGGTGGACTCGGTATGGCACCCCTCCGCTCGGTTCTCTGGTACGCGATAGATACCGGAAAGTACGAGCACGTCTGGCTCCTCTACGGCACCAAAGCCTACGAGGACATACTCTTCCGCGACGAGATAATCCACCTGCTGAAGCACGGCGACGCGGTTGGCTGCAGCGTAAAGCTCGCCTATGAGGTCGAAAGCCCCTCGTGCATCTACCTCGAGCGGGGCTTCTCCGACAGGGTGTGCAAGGGTGTCGTTACCGACCTCTTCCGCGGGGAGGAGTTCGACGTCGACAACACCTATGCCCTCATCTGCGGACCGCCGGTTATGTACCGCTTCGTCATCAAGGAGCTCCTAGACAGGAAGCTCTCGCCAGGCAGGATATACATGACCCTCGAGAGGCGCATGCGCTGCGGAATAGGCAAGTGCGGCCACTGTATAGTGGGAACGAGCACCTCCATAAAGTACGTCTGCAAGGACGGCCCCGTCTTCACATACTGGGATGCTCTCTCCACGAGGGGGTTGATATGA
- the shyD gene encoding NAD(P)-dependent hydrogenase/sulfhydrogenase 2 subunit delta yields the protein MMDKLKLAVFELTDCGGCALNILFLYEKLFDLLEFYEITEFHMATSLSEGSHYDVALVTGTVSSQRDLALLKEARNHSDYLIALGTCATHGSVQASVEGSIREKLKRVYGDEGNPMRALDSKPVVEYVAVDFALPGCPYDKNEVYQVLIDIAKGIEPVKKDYPVCVECKLNEYECVLVKKGLPCLGPITYGGCNAACIRSGLGCIGCRGPLPGEVNPASEYEILKDLGYDDDYIIRKFKTFARWEP from the coding sequence ATGATGGACAAGCTCAAGTTGGCCGTCTTCGAACTTACCGACTGCGGCGGCTGTGCGCTGAATATTCTCTTCCTCTACGAGAAGCTGTTTGACCTGCTCGAGTTCTACGAGATAACGGAGTTCCACATGGCGACCAGCCTAAGTGAGGGGAGCCACTACGACGTGGCCCTCGTAACCGGAACGGTCTCAAGCCAGCGCGACCTGGCGCTCCTCAAGGAGGCAAGAAACCACTCCGACTACCTCATAGCCCTCGGAACCTGCGCAACGCACGGCTCGGTTCAGGCGAGCGTCGAGGGGAGCATAAGGGAGAAGCTGAAGAGGGTCTATGGAGACGAGGGCAACCCGATGAGGGCGCTGGACTCGAAGCCCGTCGTTGAGTACGTCGCCGTTGATTTTGCCCTCCCAGGCTGTCCCTACGACAAAAACGAGGTCTATCAGGTTCTGATAGACATAGCCAAAGGCATTGAGCCGGTAAAGAAAGACTACCCCGTCTGCGTCGAGTGCAAGCTCAACGAATACGAGTGTGTTCTCGTGAAGAAGGGCCTCCCCTGCCTCGGTCCGATAACCTACGGCGGCTGCAACGCTGCTTGTATACGCTCCGGGCTGGGATGCATAGGCTGCCGCGGGCCGTTGCCCGGCGAGGTGAATCCTGCAAGCGAGTACGAGATACTCAAGGATCTGGGCTACGATGACGACTACATCATCAGGAAGTTCAAAACCTTCGCGAGGTGGGAGCCATGA
- the shyA gene encoding NAD(P)-dependent hydrogenase/sulfhydrogenase 2 subunit alpha: MIIELREFTRVEGNGKAEIVVENGEVKDVRLKIVEGPRFFELLTLGRHYYDVPDLEARICAICYLSHSVASVLGIERAFGVEVSEEIQLLRELGLIGELLESHALHLYLLVAPDVFGYPDAIRMATKHGELVKEGLALKAFGNRIRELIGGREIHGINVKPGGFGRYPTVEELENIERESEALLRLARRAVRLFASLEPYGEKAEHFVATDGYLWGDKLISDENGSFHYMERIEERSLVYSFAKQSRYKGEPFFVGALPRLLLKAEMLTPTAKRLFEEHREKLVTGYVSYNNLAQAIELVYALERAGEIAKKLLDKGIKGENVPVEVKEGEGIGYVEAPRGVLIHHYLIDSEGKIAYSNIITPTALNHAMMEASLFKEARELYGEADEGALIQRLEETVRAFDPCISCSVHIVKL, from the coding sequence ATGATAATCGAGTTGAGGGAGTTCACGAGAGTTGAAGGCAACGGCAAAGCCGAGATAGTTGTCGAGAACGGTGAAGTTAAGGACGTCAGGCTCAAAATCGTTGAAGGGCCGCGCTTCTTCGAGCTGCTGACTTTGGGAAGGCATTACTATGACGTTCCAGACTTGGAAGCGAGGATATGCGCCATATGCTACCTCTCACACAGTGTCGCCTCGGTTCTGGGCATAGAGAGGGCCTTCGGAGTTGAGGTTTCGGAGGAAATCCAGCTGCTAAGAGAGCTCGGCCTCATTGGTGAATTGCTGGAGAGCCACGCACTCCACCTGTACCTGCTCGTTGCTCCGGACGTTTTCGGCTATCCTGACGCGATAAGAATGGCGACCAAACACGGCGAGCTAGTGAAGGAGGGATTAGCTCTAAAGGCATTTGGAAACAGGATAAGGGAACTCATTGGAGGAAGGGAGATCCACGGCATAAACGTTAAACCCGGTGGATTTGGCAGGTATCCGACGGTTGAGGAACTTGAAAACATCGAGAGGGAGAGTGAAGCCCTCCTGAGACTCGCGAGGAGAGCGGTGAGGCTATTCGCTTCGCTCGAGCCCTACGGTGAAAAGGCGGAACACTTCGTCGCGACGGACGGCTACCTATGGGGCGACAAGCTGATTTCCGATGAGAATGGCTCTTTCCACTACATGGAGAGAATAGAGGAACGCTCGCTGGTTTACAGCTTCGCAAAGCAGAGCCGCTATAAGGGTGAGCCCTTCTTCGTTGGCGCACTGCCGAGGCTCCTGCTCAAGGCGGAGATGCTGACGCCCACAGCGAAGAGGCTCTTTGAGGAGCACAGAGAAAAGCTCGTCACGGGTTACGTCAGCTACAACAACCTCGCTCAGGCCATAGAGCTCGTCTACGCGCTTGAAAGGGCGGGAGAGATAGCAAAGAAACTCCTCGACAAGGGCATAAAGGGGGAAAACGTTCCCGTTGAAGTCAAAGAAGGCGAGGGCATAGGCTACGTGGAAGCGCCGAGGGGTGTCCTAATACACCACTACCTCATTGACTCTGAGGGCAAAATCGCCTACTCGAACATCATAACGCCCACGGCTTTAAACCACGCTATGATGGAGGCAAGCCTGTTCAAGGAAGCGAGGGAACTCTACGGAGAGGCCGACGAGGGGGCACTCATCCAGAGGCTGGAGGAAACGGTTAGAGCCTTTGATCCATGCATTTCCTGCTCGGTGCACATCGTGAAGCTTTAA
- a CDS encoding TatD family hydrolase, whose translation MIILDDHFHVDPFKGLFLEAVKQFHRAGGTHLMVVYKTAHDYGFPGMSAEDFIKAMDFHIELVEKINKETPVKAYAVVGVHPAEFVYLAEKKGLEYAKNEVMKALEYAQRLCLEGKAVAIGEIGRPHYEVPPEIWDASIELMKYGMELAKEADCAVQLHTESFDEAKFRELGEIVKEVGIKPYRVVKHFSPPLVKIAEEVGVFPSIIASKKNIAEAIKQGNRFMMETDYIDDKRRPGAVLGPKTVPKRTKAFLQNGLFTEEDVYKIHVENPEKVYGMEMP comes from the coding sequence ATGATAATCCTCGATGACCACTTCCACGTTGATCCTTTCAAGGGCCTGTTTCTGGAAGCTGTCAAGCAGTTCCACAGAGCTGGCGGGACTCACCTGATGGTGGTCTACAAGACGGCCCACGACTACGGCTTCCCTGGAATGAGCGCAGAGGATTTCATCAAAGCCATGGACTTCCACATTGAGCTTGTGGAGAAGATAAACAAAGAAACACCTGTAAAAGCATACGCCGTCGTCGGCGTCCATCCAGCAGAGTTCGTCTACCTTGCAGAGAAAAAGGGCCTCGAATATGCCAAGAACGAAGTGATGAAGGCCTTAGAATACGCCCAGAGGCTCTGCCTTGAGGGGAAAGCGGTAGCGATAGGCGAGATAGGCAGACCCCACTACGAGGTTCCGCCCGAGATCTGGGATGCGAGCATCGAGCTGATGAAGTACGGCATGGAACTGGCCAAGGAAGCCGACTGCGCGGTCCAGCTCCACACGGAGAGCTTCGACGAGGCCAAGTTCCGCGAGCTGGGCGAGATAGTTAAGGAGGTCGGAATAAAGCCGTACAGGGTCGTCAAGCACTTCTCGCCGCCGCTGGTGAAGATTGCCGAGGAAGTCGGTGTCTTTCCGAGCATAATCGCGAGCAAGAAGAACATTGCCGAGGCCATCAAGCAGGGCAACCGCTTCATGATGGAGACGGACTACATAGACGACAAACGCCGTCCCGGAGCCGTTTTGGGACCGAAGACAGTGCCGAAGAGGACAAAGGCCTTCCTCCAGAACGGCCTGTTCACGGAGGAGGACGTTTACAAAATTCATGTGGAAAATCCAGAGAAGGTTTACGGGATGGAGATGCCTTAA